A genomic segment from Thermostichus lividus PCC 6715 encodes:
- a CDS encoding histidine kinase dimerization/phospho-acceptor domain-containing protein has product MAAGEREQVRHLLVLEDTAGRRPILLEAATYSIGRDPTNSIVLHSKMVSRQHGLLLRVTSPESNSYLFRLIDGDLQGKRSTNGILVNGQRTIAHDLRSGDMIVFGGDVRARYLTLTNLTNEEFSDFCQSTDVLGFLSKTTNPFATLVPHDQANIEEFSEAALVRLASYPELTPTPILEVDLEGTVTYLNPAAVMQFGDLQQRKLSHPLLIGLPELACYMQQTQEKVHVREVEYQQRIYEQSIHYIYESELIRSYVMDVTDRKRAEEQLRNQARREAIINRIIQAMRTTMVAAEVLQITADLLLEVLGSSLCLITQSTVDSSTYAARAHLNPPPSPLVALNRAVIATYEPALITGEQIMLITGSGEIPDRLQEQITHCNVNALVVTPLIYLGQLLGHITLLEVDSEAIERTSIFWGDGQMLQQTLPNGWTLDDLSLVKTIADQCALAIHQAQLYQRVQELNADLERQVRARTAELEQKMKELERLNALKDDFLSTVSHELRTPMANMKMAIHMLKHTPMDERQQRYLNILSEAIINRIIQAMRTTMVAAEVLQITADLLLEVLGSSLCLITQSTVDSSTYAARAHLNPPPSPLVALNRAVIATYEPALITGEQIMLITGSGEIPDRLQEQITHCNVNALVVTPLIYLGQLLGHITLLEVDSEAIERTSIFWGDGQMLQQTLPNGWTLDDLSLVKTIADQCALAIHQAQLYQRVQELNADLERQVRARTAELEQKMKELERLNALKDDFLSTVSHELRTPMANMKMAIHMLKHTPMDERQQRYLNILSNECARETELINDLLDLQRLEAGNSQIQQELIDLNTWLPLILEPFHNRMQQRQQCLRIVQPASLPPLLSNRHALERILAELLNNAYKYSPAGGQITLSLLLLEGDRLQIQVSNPSEIPSSELPRIFEKFYRIPNADPWQQGGTGLGLALTQKLVQQLRGEVSVTSTAGYTTFTLIFPIAKTAES; this is encoded by the coding sequence ATGGCGGCAGGGGAGCGAGAGCAGGTACGGCACCTGTTAGTGCTCGAAGATACTGCGGGTCGTCGTCCTATTCTTCTGGAAGCAGCCACCTATTCCATTGGGCGCGACCCTACGAACTCCATTGTGCTGCACTCAAAGATGGTGTCACGGCAGCATGGCTTACTGTTGCGAGTCACCAGTCCCGAGAGTAATAGCTATCTTTTTCGGCTTATTGATGGCGATCTCCAAGGAAAGCGCAGCACCAACGGTATTTTAGTGAATGGTCAGCGTACGATCGCCCATGATTTGCGCAGCGGCGACATGATCGTCTTTGGTGGCGATGTGCGGGCACGCTACTTGACGCTGACCAACCTGACCAATGAAGAATTTAGCGACTTTTGCCAAAGTACAGATGTATTGGGGTTCCTATCGAAAACCACCAACCCGTTTGCCACCTTGGTCCCCCATGACCAAGCCAATATTGAAGAATTTAGTGAAGCTGCCCTTGTGCGCCTAGCTTCCTACCCGGAATTGACCCCCACCCCCATTTTAGAAGTGGATTTAGAGGGTACGGTGACGTATCTGAACCCAGCAGCAGTGATGCAGTTTGGGGATTTACAGCAGCGCAAACTGAGTCACCCCTTGCTCATTGGCTTGCCAGAGCTAGCGTGCTATATGCAGCAAACCCAAGAAAAAGTCCATGTGCGGGAAGTGGAATACCAGCAGCGTATCTATGAACAGTCCATTCACTATATCTACGAGAGTGAATTAATTCGCAGCTATGTGATGGATGTTACCGATCGCAAGCGAGCGGAGGAGCAGTTGCGCAACCAAGCCCGTCGCGAAGCAATTATTAACCGGATTATTCAAGCCATGCGGACGACCATGGTGGCGGCGGAAGTCTTGCAAATTACGGCTGATCTTTTACTGGAGGTTCTGGGTTCTAGTCTGTGTTTGATTACCCAATCTACAGTTGATAGTTCTACCTATGCTGCGCGTGCCCACCTGAACCCGCCCCCGTCACCGTTGGTTGCCCTGAACAGAGCAGTTATTGCCACCTATGAACCCGCCTTAATCACGGGTGAACAGATCATGTTGATCACGGGAAGTGGGGAGATTCCGGATCGCCTCCAAGAGCAGATCACTCACTGTAATGTCAATGCTCTGGTGGTCACCCCCTTAATTTATCTGGGGCAACTGTTGGGGCATATTACTCTGCTGGAGGTTGACAGCGAGGCGATTGAGCGCACCTCGATCTTTTGGGGCGATGGCCAAATGCTACAGCAAACTTTACCCAATGGCTGGACTCTTGATGATCTAAGTTTAGTGAAAACCATTGCCGATCAGTGTGCCCTAGCGATTCATCAAGCCCAGCTTTACCAGAGGGTGCAGGAACTGAATGCGGATCTCGAGCGGCAAGTGCGGGCGCGAACCGCAGAATTAGAGCAAAAAATGAAAGAGCTAGAGCGGCTCAATGCGCTCAAGGATGATTTTCTCAGTACCGTGTCTCACGAATTGCGCACCCCCATGGCCAATATGAAAATGGCAATTCACATGCTCAAACACACGCCCATGGACGAACGACAGCAGCGTTATCTGAATATCCTCAGCGAAGCAATTATTAACCGGATTATTCAAGCCATGCGGACGACCATGGTGGCGGCGGAAGTCTTGCAAATTACGGCTGATCTTTTACTGGAGGTTCTGGGTTCTAGTCTGTGTTTGATTACCCAATCTACAGTTGATAGTTCTACCTATGCTGCGCGTGCCCACCTGAACCCGCCCCCGTCACCGTTGGTTGCCCTGAACAGAGCAGTTATTGCCACCTATGAACCCGCCTTAATCACGGGTGAACAGATCATGTTGATCACGGGAAGTGGGGAGATTCCGGATCGCCTCCAAGAGCAGATCACTCACTGTAATGTCAATGCTCTGGTGGTCACCCCCTTAATTTATCTGGGGCAACTGTTGGGGCATATTACTCTGCTGGAGGTTGACAGCGAGGCGATTGAGCGCACCTCGATCTTTTGGGGCGATGGCCAAATGCTACAGCAAACTTTACCCAATGGCTGGACTCTTGATGATCTAAGTTTAGTGAAAACCATTGCCGATCAGTGTGCCCTAGCGATTCATCAAGCCCAGCTTTACCAGAGGGTGCAGGAACTGAATGCGGATCTCGAGCGGCAAGTGCGGGCGCGAACCGCAGAATTAGAGCAAAAAATGAAAGAGCTAGAGCGGCTCAATGCGCTCAAGGATGATTTTCTCAGTACCGTGTCTCACGAATTGCGCACCCCCATGGCCAATATGAAAATGGCAATTCACATGCTCAAACACACGCCCATGGACGAACGACAGCAGCGTTATCTGAATATCCTCAGCAATGAGTGTGCTCGTGAAACAGAGCTGATCAACGACCTGCTCGACCTTCAGCGCCTAGAAGCGGGGAACAGCCAAATTCAACAGGAGCTGATTGATCTCAATACATGGCTCCCCCTCATCCTTGAACCGTTTCATAACCGGATGCAGCAGCGGCAGCAGTGTTTGCGAATCGTCCAGCCCGCCTCGTTGCCGCCACTGCTCTCCAATCGCCACGCCTTGGAGCGCATTTTGGCAGAGCTACTGAACAATGCCTACAAGTACAGTCCGGCGGGTGGGCAAATTACGTTATCCTTGCTGCTGCTAGAGGGCGATCGTCTGCAAATTCAAGTCAGCAACCCCTCTGAAATTCCCAGTAGCGAACTGCCGCGCATTTTTGAAAAGTTTTACCGCATCCCCAACGCCGACCCATGGCAGCAGGGGGGAACCGGCCTAGGCTTGGCCTTGACCCAAAAACTGGTGCAGCAATTACGGGGAGAGGTTAGTGTCACCAGTACTGCGGGTTACACCACCTTTACCCTTATTTTCCCCATTGCTAAAACTGCTGAGAGTTGA
- the ftsH gene encoding ATP-dependent zinc metalloprotease FtsH, producing MKHGQRISQRLSQLVLVLGLSLTPTSVGLAQSSNSQTVSYSQFIADLKAGEVSSVELYQEQRLAKFRRKDQPEKSPPNDVFLFDRNPELVELLRQVSLKYGTHVRVVPSGSDSVVVGVISNLLLGFFLLILFLMIIRRANGAGGPGQILNFGKSRARFQMEAQTGVTFDDVAGIEEAKEELQEVVTFLKSAEKFTSIGARIPKGVLLIGPPGTGKTLLAKAIAGEAAVPFFSISGSEFVEMFVGVGASRVRDLFKKAKENAPCLVFIDEIDAVGRQRGAGIGGGNDEREQTLNQLLTEMDGFEGNTGIIVIAATNRPDVLDAALLRPGRFDRQITVDLPSYKGRLQILQVHARDKKIAAEVSLEAIARRTPGFSGAELANLLNEAAILTARRRKSAISNAEIDDAIDRVTIGMTLAPLLNSKKKWLIAYHEVGHALLMTLLKHADPLNKVTIIPRSGGVGGFAQQIFDEERVDSGLYTRAWLLDEITILLGGRAAEVEIFGDAEVTIGASSDLRAVANLAREMVTRYGMSDLGHLALETPGNEVFLGRDLMPRSEYSEAVAVQIDHQVREIVMHCYDIARKLIREHRAAIDKLVELLLEKETIDGDEFRALVRQYTHLPVKEPAWKAMATPVSFVANDAQQS from the coding sequence ATGAAGCACGGTCAACGCATTTCCCAGCGACTCAGTCAACTGGTTTTGGTGCTGGGCTTATCGTTAACCCCCACAAGCGTTGGGCTGGCGCAGTCGAGTAATAGCCAGACCGTGTCCTACAGCCAGTTTATTGCTGACCTCAAAGCTGGGGAGGTCAGCTCTGTCGAGCTGTACCAAGAGCAACGCCTAGCCAAGTTTCGGCGCAAGGATCAGCCAGAGAAGTCGCCCCCAAACGATGTCTTCCTCTTTGACCGCAATCCAGAATTGGTGGAACTCCTGCGGCAAGTCAGCCTCAAATATGGCACCCATGTGCGAGTTGTGCCCTCCGGTAGTGATAGCGTTGTGGTGGGGGTGATTTCTAATCTGTTGCTGGGGTTCTTCCTGCTCATTTTGTTTTTGATGATTATTCGCCGTGCCAATGGCGCTGGTGGCCCCGGTCAAATTTTGAATTTTGGCAAGTCGCGGGCACGCTTTCAGATGGAAGCTCAGACGGGTGTTACGTTTGATGATGTGGCTGGCATTGAAGAGGCTAAGGAAGAACTGCAAGAGGTCGTTACGTTCCTCAAAAGTGCCGAGAAGTTTACCTCTATTGGTGCGCGTATTCCCAAGGGGGTGCTGTTGATTGGGCCGCCGGGCACGGGTAAGACCCTTCTGGCCAAGGCGATCGCCGGTGAAGCCGCAGTGCCCTTCTTTTCTATTTCCGGTTCGGAATTTGTAGAAATGTTTGTCGGCGTTGGTGCCTCACGGGTGCGGGATCTGTTCAAAAAAGCCAAGGAGAATGCCCCTTGCTTGGTCTTTATTGATGAAATTGATGCCGTGGGTCGCCAGCGGGGAGCTGGCATTGGCGGTGGGAATGATGAGCGCGAGCAAACCCTCAACCAACTCCTGACAGAAATGGATGGGTTTGAAGGGAATACCGGCATTATTGTGATTGCAGCCACAAATCGCCCCGATGTCTTAGATGCAGCACTGCTGCGCCCCGGCCGATTTGACCGCCAAATTACCGTGGATCTGCCGAGCTACAAAGGCCGCCTACAAATTTTGCAAGTCCATGCCCGCGATAAAAAGATAGCAGCAGAGGTCTCCTTAGAGGCGATCGCCCGTCGTACCCCTGGGTTTTCTGGGGCAGAACTGGCGAACCTCCTCAACGAAGCTGCTATTCTCACGGCGCGTCGGCGCAAGAGTGCCATCTCAAACGCCGAAATTGACGATGCCATTGATCGAGTCACCATTGGCATGACCCTCGCCCCCCTACTCAATAGCAAAAAGAAATGGCTCATCGCCTATCACGAAGTGGGGCACGCACTGCTCATGACGCTGCTGAAGCACGCAGACCCCCTCAACAAAGTGACGATTATCCCCCGCTCTGGGGGAGTGGGGGGCTTTGCCCAACAGATCTTTGATGAAGAGCGAGTGGACAGCGGGCTTTATACCCGCGCTTGGCTCCTAGATGAGATCACTATTCTCTTGGGGGGGCGTGCTGCCGAAGTTGAAATTTTTGGCGATGCCGAGGTTACCATCGGTGCGAGTAGTGATCTGCGGGCGGTGGCTAATTTGGCGCGGGAAATGGTCACCCGTTACGGGATGTCTGATTTGGGGCACCTTGCCCTTGAAACCCCGGGCAATGAAGTCTTTTTAGGGCGGGATCTCATGCCGCGATCGGAGTATTCAGAGGCGGTGGCGGTGCAGATTGACCATCAAGTGCGCGAAATTGTAATGCACTGCTACGACATTGCCCGTAAGCTCATCCGCGAACATCGCGCGGCGATTGACAAACTCGTTGAACTGCTACTGGAAAAAGAAACGATTGATGGGGATGAGTTCCGAGCATTGGTGCGCCAATACACCCATTTACCGGTGAAAGAACCAGCGTGGAAAGCAATGGCTACGCCAGTATCTTTTGTCGCCAATGACGCACAACAGTCATAG
- the purB gene encoding adenylosuccinate lyase, protein MIERYTLAPMGYLWTDAYKFKTWLDVELAVCEAQAELGYIPAEALADIKAKAAFDPQRVLEIEAEVKHDVIAFLTNVNEFVGDAGRYIHLGLTSSDVLDTGLALQLVASLTLLQEQLEHLIQAVRHRAQEHRYTVMVGRSHGIHAEPITFGFKLAGWLAELLRHRDRLCQLQRTIAVGKISGAVGTYANIDPQVEAIACQKLGLHPDTASTQVISRDRHADYAQTLALLGATLERFAVEIRNLQRTDVLEVEEFFSKGQKGSSAMPHKRNPIRSERVTGLARVLRGNAMAALENVALWHERDISHSAVERVILPDSSILCHFMLVEMTDLVQHLQVYPENMRRNMNCYGGVIFSQRVLLALVEKGLSREAAYALVQKHAHAAWNRTDGDFAANLRGDPEVMQYLSTTELEACFNPDHHLKHLEDIYQRLSI, encoded by the coding sequence ATGATTGAACGTTACACCCTTGCCCCGATGGGGTACCTTTGGACGGATGCCTATAAATTCAAAACGTGGCTCGATGTGGAACTAGCCGTTTGTGAAGCTCAGGCAGAACTAGGGTATATCCCTGCGGAGGCGTTGGCAGATATTAAAGCAAAGGCCGCCTTTGACCCGCAACGAGTGCTGGAAATCGAGGCCGAAGTCAAGCACGATGTGATTGCCTTTCTCACCAATGTCAACGAGTTTGTCGGTGATGCTGGGCGCTATATTCACCTTGGCTTGACCAGTTCCGATGTGCTAGATACCGGCTTGGCGTTGCAGTTAGTGGCGAGCTTGACCCTGCTTCAGGAACAATTAGAGCATCTTATCCAAGCCGTGCGCCATCGTGCCCAAGAACACCGCTATACCGTTATGGTAGGGCGCAGTCACGGCATTCATGCCGAACCCATTACCTTCGGCTTTAAGCTCGCTGGCTGGTTGGCCGAACTCCTGCGCCATCGCGATCGCCTCTGTCAGCTCCAGCGCACCATTGCAGTCGGTAAAATTTCTGGCGCAGTGGGCACCTACGCCAATATTGACCCACAGGTCGAAGCGATCGCCTGCCAAAAACTAGGATTACACCCCGATACTGCTTCTACTCAAGTGATCTCGCGCGATCGCCACGCTGACTATGCCCAAACGCTTGCCCTTTTGGGTGCTACACTTGAGCGCTTTGCGGTTGAAATTCGCAACCTCCAGCGCACCGATGTCCTCGAAGTCGAGGAATTCTTCTCTAAAGGGCAAAAAGGCTCCTCCGCCATGCCCCACAAACGCAACCCCATTCGTTCCGAGCGGGTCACCGGTCTCGCACGAGTGCTGCGCGGCAACGCCATGGCTGCCCTCGAAAACGTTGCCCTTTGGCATGAGCGGGATATTTCCCACAGTGCCGTAGAGCGGGTCATCCTCCCTGATAGCTCAATTCTATGCCACTTTATGCTGGTCGAGATGACGGACTTAGTGCAACACCTCCAAGTCTATCCCGAGAATATGCGCCGCAATATGAACTGCTACGGCGGCGTAATCTTTAGTCAGCGGGTGTTACTGGCACTGGTGGAAAAAGGCCTGAGCCGCGAAGCCGCCTATGCCCTAGTCCAAAAACACGCCCATGCCGCTTGGAACCGCACCGATGGTGACTTTGCCGCTAATCTCAGAGGCGATCCCGAGGTGATGCAGTACCTGAGCACCACTGAGTTAGAGGCGTGTTTTAACCCCGATCACCACCTCAAGCACCTCGAAGACATTTACCAGCGGCTGAGCATTTGA
- the pstS gene encoding phosphate ABC transporter substrate-binding protein PstS, whose protein sequence is MIFKTSKPRFLTLLSTLLLAGTVAACGDAGTNGPRGTGEVINISGAGATFPAPLYQNWFTTYAQQVNPDVQVSYQSVGSGAGLEQFINGTVDFGASDAPFSGARLQAFREKYNTDPIQVPMAGGAVVLAYNLPGVDELRVSREVLCGIVEGKITRWNDPKIAADNPNATLPDKAITFAHRSDGSGTTFIFVNHVNAVCPAWPAGVGTSVDWPTGVGGQGNEGVAAQIQQNEGTIGYVEYAYAKLNDLPRALLQNKSGNFIYPSPEAASKAFEGIEIPEDFGLLVPDPENPEAFPIAGLTWIMVYPEYSDAKKWDALKGVMLWALTDGKAIAEQLSYVPMPEDIVARAKTVLERVKTK, encoded by the coding sequence ATGATTTTCAAAACGTCTAAACCTCGATTTCTAACTCTGCTTTCAACGCTGCTGCTAGCAGGTACCGTTGCCGCTTGTGGTGACGCTGGCACCAATGGCCCCCGGGGAACTGGAGAAGTCATCAACATTAGTGGTGCAGGGGCAACCTTTCCGGCACCACTGTACCAAAACTGGTTTACCACCTATGCTCAACAGGTCAACCCTGATGTGCAAGTCAGCTATCAGTCGGTTGGCAGTGGCGCGGGTCTTGAGCAGTTCATTAATGGCACCGTTGATTTCGGTGCGTCCGACGCCCCGTTCTCGGGTGCCCGCCTCCAAGCATTCCGTGAAAAATACAATACCGATCCCATTCAAGTGCCCATGGCGGGTGGGGCAGTGGTTCTTGCTTACAATTTACCCGGGGTTGACGAATTGCGCGTGTCCCGAGAAGTGCTTTGCGGCATTGTTGAAGGTAAAATTACCCGCTGGAATGATCCTAAAATCGCGGCGGACAACCCCAACGCCACACTCCCTGACAAAGCCATTACCTTTGCTCACCGCTCCGATGGCAGTGGCACCACCTTTATCTTTGTGAACCACGTCAACGCTGTTTGTCCGGCTTGGCCTGCTGGGGTAGGCACCTCCGTTGACTGGCCCACCGGGGTGGGTGGCCAAGGGAACGAAGGCGTTGCTGCTCAGATTCAGCAAAACGAAGGTACGATTGGCTACGTTGAATATGCCTACGCCAAGCTCAATGACCTGCCGCGAGCGCTGCTGCAAAACAAATCTGGTAATTTCATCTACCCCTCACCCGAAGCCGCATCTAAAGCCTTTGAAGGGATAGAGATTCCTGAAGATTTTGGTTTGCTAGTCCCCGATCCTGAAAACCCAGAAGCCTTTCCCATTGCTGGTTTGACTTGGATTATGGTGTACCCTGAATACAGCGATGCTAAGAAATGGGACGCCCTCAAAGGGGTGATGCTGTGGGCGTTGACGGACGGTAAAGCCATCGCTGAGCAGCTGAGCTATGTGCCCATGCCCGAGGACATTGTGGCACGAGCCAAAACGGTTTTAGAGCGTGTAAAAACCAAGTAA
- a CDS encoding LOG family protein — MTLSRVALSNLQRELEQLLARLDSQPHGDLIYQALQIFTNIADEELERLDWKILRSCLRDMHQALRVFAPYRHTRKISIFGSARTVDTAPVYHMAVKFAQAASAAGFMIITGAGGGIMEAGNKGAGPEKSFGLNIELPFEQGANPYIEGDPRLIHFKYFFTRKVFLIKETDAIAVFPGGFGTQDEAFECLTLCQTGKAPPTPLVLMDVPEGTYWKRWDQLVQEEFCGAGLISNEDRELYRICTNVEEGLEYLSGFYRVYHSCRYVGDRLVLRLNQDISDAALADLNRDFADILLSGRIERTAPLPREIEDEQPTNRPQLTHTLHLPRLILHFNQRDYGRLYQLIYRLNGLATATATYHPERK, encoded by the coding sequence ATGACCCTTTCGCGAGTCGCTTTAAGTAACCTACAGCGGGAGTTAGAGCAGTTATTAGCGCGCTTGGACAGCCAACCCCACGGCGATCTCATTTACCAAGCCCTGCAAATATTTACGAATATTGCTGACGAGGAACTCGAACGGCTGGATTGGAAAATACTCCGTTCGTGCTTGCGGGATATGCACCAAGCGCTGCGGGTGTTTGCCCCCTATCGCCACACCCGCAAAATTTCAATTTTTGGCTCCGCCCGTACAGTGGATACCGCACCGGTCTATCACATGGCGGTCAAGTTTGCCCAAGCAGCCAGTGCTGCCGGATTTATGATTATCACTGGTGCAGGGGGCGGCATCATGGAGGCGGGCAATAAAGGCGCTGGTCCAGAGAAGTCCTTTGGCCTCAACATTGAATTGCCCTTCGAGCAGGGAGCTAACCCCTACATCGAAGGCGACCCCCGCTTGATTCACTTTAAGTATTTCTTTACCCGCAAGGTATTTCTGATCAAGGAAACGGACGCGATCGCCGTCTTTCCGGGGGGCTTTGGCACCCAAGATGAAGCCTTTGAGTGTCTCACCCTCTGCCAAACGGGCAAAGCCCCGCCAACCCCGCTCGTGTTGATGGATGTGCCGGAAGGCACCTACTGGAAACGTTGGGATCAACTGGTGCAAGAGGAGTTTTGTGGCGCGGGTCTCATTAGTAACGAAGACCGCGAACTATATCGTATCTGCACCAATGTTGAGGAGGGGTTAGAGTATTTAAGCGGGTTTTATCGGGTGTATCACTCCTGCCGCTACGTGGGCGATCGCCTCGTGTTGCGCCTCAACCAAGACATTAGTGATGCGGCCTTGGCAGACCTTAATCGCGATTTTGCCGATATTCTTCTCTCCGGTCGCATTGAGCGCACTGCACCGCTACCGCGCGAAATAGAAGACGAACAGCCCACCAACCGCCCCCAGTTGACCCACACCCTACATCTGCCTCGCCTGATCCTGCACTTTAACCAGCGGGACTACGGTCGGTTGTATCAACTGATTTATCGCCTCAATGGCTTGGCAACCGCCACAGCCACCTACCATCCCGAACGCAAGTAG
- a CDS encoding R3H domain-containing nucleic acid-binding protein: protein MVELTAGQRQVTDDLDQLLAILPPPLGYSLTDHPQREELLEIVLDLGRLPEARFMQSTQYLAETPVSREMLQYAVARVGEFSGDNRAGIERTLHRISALRNRQGTIIGLTCRVGRAVFGTIGMIRDLVESGQSILLLGRPGVGKTTALREMARVLADDLRKRVVIIDTSNEIAGDGDIPHPAIGRARRMQVARPELQHQVMIEAVENHMPQVIVIDEIGTELEALAARTIAERGVQLIGTAHGNQIENLIKNPTLADLVGGIQSVTLGDEEARRRGTQKSVLERKAPPTFQIAVEMLERDRWVVHLDVAESVDLLLRGRVPSPELRTVAENGTVVVTHPAPEPSPQRSEWPPANVRSSWRDSGQMQPLGEPLRDRANFAQLLEATLDAPTVGPNGEELPLHIFPYAVSRHHLEQAIHTLHLPVVITRDIDQADVILTLRSHLKGESKLRHLAHIHHLPVHSIKANSMAQIVRGLRHLLGMEDTSPTDTADLSLFSPSGSNDELEALEEARLAVEEIVLPKGQAVELLPRSANIRRMQHELIEHYQLTACSFGEEPNRRLRIYPSRPH, encoded by the coding sequence ATGGTTGAATTGACTGCTGGACAACGTCAGGTTACCGATGATTTGGATCAACTACTGGCCATTTTGCCACCACCCTTGGGGTATTCCCTCACTGATCATCCCCAGCGCGAAGAACTCCTAGAAATTGTTTTAGACTTAGGGCGGCTGCCGGAAGCCCGGTTTATGCAAAGTACCCAGTACCTTGCCGAAACCCCTGTTAGCCGCGAGATGCTACAGTACGCCGTGGCTCGAGTGGGTGAGTTTAGCGGCGATAATCGCGCTGGCATTGAACGCACCCTGCACCGGATTAGCGCCCTGCGGAACCGTCAGGGCACCATCATTGGCCTCACCTGCCGCGTGGGTCGCGCTGTTTTTGGCACGATTGGCATGATTCGCGATCTGGTAGAAAGTGGCCAATCCATTTTGTTGCTGGGTCGCCCCGGTGTGGGTAAAACCACTGCCTTGCGGGAAATGGCGCGGGTCTTAGCGGATGATTTGCGTAAACGAGTGGTGATTATTGACACCTCCAACGAAATTGCTGGTGATGGCGATATTCCCCATCCAGCCATTGGTCGAGCGCGGCGGATGCAGGTGGCCCGCCCCGAACTCCAACACCAAGTGATGATTGAGGCGGTGGAAAACCACATGCCGCAGGTGATTGTCATTGATGAAATTGGCACCGAACTGGAAGCCTTGGCGGCCCGCACCATTGCTGAGCGAGGGGTGCAACTCATTGGCACCGCCCACGGCAACCAAATTGAAAATTTGATTAAAAATCCGACCCTGGCAGACTTGGTGGGGGGGATTCAATCCGTGACCCTTGGGGATGAGGAGGCACGGCGGCGGGGCACCCAAAAAAGTGTTCTTGAACGGAAAGCTCCTCCCACCTTTCAGATTGCAGTCGAAATGCTCGAGCGCGATCGCTGGGTTGTTCACCTCGATGTGGCCGAAAGTGTCGATCTGCTCCTGCGGGGGCGCGTACCCAGTCCTGAGTTACGCACCGTTGCCGAGAATGGCACTGTCGTTGTCACCCATCCGGCGCCGGAACCTAGTCCCCAACGTTCAGAGTGGCCACCTGCCAACGTCCGCAGTTCATGGCGCGACAGTGGCCAGATGCAACCCCTAGGAGAGCCGCTGCGCGATCGCGCCAACTTTGCCCAGCTTCTCGAAGCAACCCTAGATGCACCGACCGTTGGCCCCAACGGCGAGGAACTGCCCCTGCACATTTTTCCCTACGCGGTGAGCCGCCACCACCTCGAGCAAGCCATTCACACCCTGCATCTGCCGGTGGTGATTACGCGAGACATTGATCAAGCAGATGTAATTCTTACCCTGCGATCGCACCTAAAGGGGGAAAGTAAATTACGGCATCTGGCTCATATTCACCATTTGCCAGTCCATAGCATTAAAGCCAATAGCATGGCTCAAATTGTGCGGGGGCTGCGGCACCTATTAGGGATGGAAGACACCAGCCCAACGGACACAGCCGATCTATCCCTGTTTAGTCCTAGCGGCAGTAACGATGAACTCGAAGCCCTTGAGGAAGCGCGCCTTGCGGTCGAAGAAATTGTTCTGCCCAAAGGGCAGGCGGTCGAGCTACTGCCCCGCTCCGCCAATATTCGCCGGATGCAACACGAACTCATTGAGCACTATCAGTTAACCGCCTGTAGCTTCGGCGAAGAACCCAACCGGCGGCTACGCATTTATCCTAGCCGTCCCCATTAG
- a CDS encoding type IV pilin-like G/H family protein: MLAKKKADEGFTLIELLVVVIIIGILAAIALPSMLNQAAKARLSSAKNTIGAINRAQQAYRLESTTFASNVTQLKLGVSTPDGYSTPTITANAGNSASASTAATDPAGTGVTGCVTVASGITTSTVIEGNSNAAPGCS, encoded by the coding sequence CTGCTCGCCAAGAAAAAAGCCGACGAAGGCTTCACCCTCATCGAGCTACTCGTGGTAGTTATCATCATTGGTATTCTGGCTGCCATTGCGCTGCCCTCCATGCTGAACCAAGCCGCCAAAGCCCGTCTCTCTAGTGCCAAAAATACCATCGGTGCCATTAACCGTGCCCAGCAAGCCTACCGTCTTGAGAGTACAACGTTTGCTTCTAATGTTACCCAGTTAAAATTAGGCGTTTCTACCCCCGACGGCTACAGCACACCAACGATCACTGCTAATGCTGGAAACTCTGCAAGCGCTAGTACAGCTGCCACCGATCCCGCTGGCACAGGGGTGACCGGCTGTGTCACCGTCGCCAGTGGCATCACCACCTCCACTGTTATAGAAGGGAATAGTAATGCAGCTCCTGGTTGCAGTTAA